The stretch of DNA GGCCTGCCTTCAGCTCACGAATCCGCTGGCGATGGTGAACGTCGCGTCCATCAGGTCGCCGTCGCCGACGACCTGCTCGACGTAGAGGTGGAACTGCCGGTGCCGGACGAACCGGTCGGGTTGGCTCACCGACCGGAGCGACACGGCGGTCGCGTCGGCGAGCCCCGGCGTCAGGATGAACGTCGCGTCCGCCCTGAACGTGGAGTCCGCCGCCGCCTTGTCGTCGAGCCGCAGGCGGGTCCCCTGCTGCCGCAGCACGTGGTTGGCGAGATTGCTCGCCGCGAACGTGACGAACCTGCTGTCGGAGAGGCCGTCGATCAGGCGGAACGTGGCGTCCCGGCGGTCCAGGTCCGACGTGATCGGGGTCAGCTCGCCCAGTTGGCCCATGTGGCGGACGAACCGATCCGAGAAGTTGAACGATTGCAGGGAGATCTGCATGGAACCCCTTCGGCGCAGCGGAATCCCCCTGGAGCAGGGCGCCAGGAGGGATCGGAGATTGATTGATCGACCGTAATAGCGTTGCCTGGTCGCGGATAACAGCTGAGAAGGCAGCTTCGTTTACTGTCCGGTCCCGTGGTCGAGGGCCGCCCGGTCGCGATGACGACGGCTTCCGATCACTGCGGGTAGCCGGTCGGCAACACTATCGACCGGAACGGCTCGTCTCGGCGACGTGGTCTACCGCAATCCCGCCCCGACGGCCGTATGGCACCGTGTCTCTCGACTACTGCGACCGGAGGTACCCCAGTGGTGTCACAGGACGACCCGGCGGACGAGTGGCTGGCGGCCGAGTTCGCCGGTGTCGCAGCGCTTCCGGTACCGCTCACCTGGGGGCAGAGCACGCTGTGGACGGCACTGCACCGGCCCGGCCTGGACCAGTCCATGGTGAGCCTGCGCCGTGTCCTTCCGCTGCCGGCACCGTCCGACGTGGACAGCGCCCTCACCGCCATCGGAGCCCTCCTCGGGCGGCACAGCTCGCTGCGTACCCGGCTGGTCGCGACCGGCGGCACGCCGGAACAGATCGTGGCCGCCCACGGCGCACAGCCGGTCCTCCTGGTCCGCGCCGACCCGGGCGACGAGGGTGTTGCGGCGCGAGTCGCCAACCGGCTCTCCATCGACCCGGTCGAGCACGGCCGGGAGTGGCCGCAGCGGATCGCGGTGGTCGTCGCGGGCGGGGCGGTACGCGAGGTGGTGGTCGTCTTCAGCCACACCACCGTCGACTTCCTGTCGGCCCGGATCGTCCTGCGGGATCTGCGGCTGCTGTTCCTCGGTGTACCGGTCGCCGCACCGGCCGGACTTCAATCGGCGGACATCGCCGCGTTGGAGGGCAGCGGCACGCATGCACGGCGGGCTCGGCGGGCGGTGGCGCACTGCGTACGCGGCTACGCGCGACTGCCGCAGCAGACCCTGCCGGTGCTCGGACCAGCTTTGACGCCACGGTTCGGGCGGACGGCGATGGTCTCCACCGCGGCCGACGCCGCCACCCGGCTTCTCGCCGCCCGCCACGGGGTGAGCACAGCAACCGTGCTGCTCGCCGCCATCGCCGCGGTCGCGTCGGCCTGGTCGGGCAACCCGGTGGTCGGCATCTTCACCATGGTCAGCAACCGCTTCCTCGACGGATACCAGGACGCGATCGCCAAACTCAACCAGCTCGCGCTCACCGTGGTCGACCTCGGCGACCGGCCGGACTTCGCCGCCCTGCTGCCCCGGGTGTGGCGGGCGGCGCTCGACGCGTACCAGCACGCTTATCACGACCCGGAGCTGATGCGCGCGGCGTTCGAGGCGGCGGGCTTCCCCTACGCCACCGGGGTGAGCCCGCACTGCTACGTCAACGACTTCCGGCTCGCCACCGACGCCGACCTGACCGGCCGGGCCGTGGACGAGGCCGAGGTGCGCGCGGCGATGGACGCCACCACGGTCACCTCGGCCCCTGGCTACGAGCACTTCGCCTGGCTCACCCGGGTCGAGATCGTCGACGCGCCCGGCGGTGTCCGGATGATCCTCACCGCGGACACCTCGGTGCTGCCGCCGCAGGCCGCCGAGCGCTTCCTGCGCGGCATCGAGCGCCTGCTCGTCGACGCCGCCTACCGGGACGTGCCGTGGCCGTTCACGGTCTGAGCGCGGGGCCGCCGTGCCCGATGTTCTGGACCGCGGTCTCACCGAACAGGCGCGGGAAGTAGTTGATGTCGTCCTGGAGGACGTCGAACAGGTCCGTCGGCGCGGCAGCGGACTGCTGCCGGAGCATCAGGCGGTTGCGCCGGACGACCGGTTCGGACATGGGCAGCCGTCCCCAGGAGTGGTAGCGGATGGCTCCGGCCGGATCACGCCCCGGGATGATCTCGGACCGGGCGTGCCGGCTCGCGCTGAACGGCACGTCCAGCCGCCCGTCGGCGAAGGCCGTCACGACCGCGTTGATCAGGCGGGGCTGGCCCAGGACGGGATCGACGATGTCGGCGACCTCCCGCAGGATCCACTCCCGCTCCTCCGCGGTGGCGGCGGTGTCCACGGTGACGAAGTCGAGCAGCGACGAGTTGGCGATGTCGGCCAGCCGCAGACCCGCGGCGTTGGCGGCCGGGTCGGGGATGCCGAAGGCCTCCTGGTAGGTCTTGGTGACGAGCTTCGCCGCGCCGCCGAGCCGGGCGACGAGCGCGCCGAAGAAGATGAGCTGCTCGGCGTGGTGGCGCTCGCGGGGGAAGACGCCCATGAACTCGTGCAGCACGGGGTGGACCTCGACCGTGGACGGCAGGTAGCGGGCGGCCAGCACGGGGATCGCCTGCAGCGCGGCGATGTCCTGCACGACGTTGCCGCTCTGCGGATAGGAGATGGACAGGCACCGCACCCCTTCGGCGGCGGCCGACACGGCCTCGATCAGGCTGATCGCCAGGCTGATCGAGGGCGGCATCAGCACCGCGGTGAGGGTGCCGAACATCTCCCGGTCGACGACGACGCCCAGCTCCGCGAGCTCGCCGCAGCGGGCGTCGACCTCCCGCCACGCGGACATCGAGTCCCGCAGCGGTACGTCCTTGGAGTAGGGCAGGTTGTAGGTGATCCCGCCGCCCTCGAAGGAGGTGATGCCCGCGGCGACGGAGACCTGGAACAGGGTGCGGGCGTCGGGTGAGCCGTGCCGGATCTGCAGCGGCGGCCCGACCTGCTCGTTGAGCTCCCGGCCCCGGCGCCAGCCGTGGGTGACGAGCGGGTAGCCATTGAGCGTGTCCGGGTCGCGGCGCAGCGAGGCGAGCGCCCGGTCGAACCGGCCGAGCCGGGTGTGGGAGTCGATGGTGATGGTGAGGATGTCGGCCCGGCCGTCCTGCTCCAGGCGCTGCAGGAGCGCGCCCATCTTCGGGTGGTCGCCGACACCGCATCGGGGCTGCAGCGCGACGCGTCCCCGTTCCCGGGCCGATCGCAGGACCTCGGCGACGGTCGGTTTGCCAAGCTCGGTGAGGTAGGCGGCGGTCTCGCCCGGATCGGGCAGCGGCTCGCCCGCGCCGCTATCGGCCATGGCCCGCACCGACCGGTGGCAGCAGGAAGCGGGCGGGCCGGGTGGTGTGCAGTTCGTCGAGGAGCTCGAAGAGCTCGTGGACGGAGTCCAACACGTGGTCGACGCCGAGCGCGCGCAGGTGCCGGGCCGCGGCGGGGTCCTTCGCGGCGCCGACGGACAGGTTGCCCCCGACCAGCACCGGTACGCCGATGCGCCCGGACTCCTTCGCCGCGGGCAGGTCGGCGAGGTCCTCGTGGACGTGGCCGTTGAGGCTGCCGATGATCACCGCTTCGGCGGTGGGGTGGCGCTCGCACGCGTCGGCGAACTCGGCCACCGGGGTGCAGACGCCGAGGTTCACGACGGTGAAGCCCCGCGTACGCAGCGCCTGCGCGATGAGGTGGTTGGCGACGGCGTGGCTGTCGCTGGCCGCGACACCGAGGATGACGAGGCGGCCGTTGCGTTCTTCCGGCGATGGCATGACTGGCCCTCTCTGGGCAGCTGGGGTGTGGTTGACGGGGACGGTCAGTCGTCGAAGGCGGCGAAGAGTTCGCGTCGGCTGACCGAGGCGATGCGCCGGATGTCGAACTCGTCGGGGTCGGCGGCGGCGAGGGAGTCGAAGACCCGGTTGATCGCCGCGATCAGTCCCCACTCCTCGGTGTAGGGCGGCCAGCCCGGGTGTCCGGCGTCGAGGTCGTGCTGGCGGGCGAAGATGTAGTCGACCCACCGGCGGCTGACCGGGTAGCGGTGGTGGAAGTCGTGCACGACGGTGTCGCCGGTGAGGACCAGGTAGCGGACCGGCAGGTGCCACAGCAGCATCCGCGCGGACCAGCCGAGCCACGCCAGCGCCGCCCGCAGCGGGGACGCGCCGGGTGCCGGAGCGGGCGAGCCGAGGAAGATCGCGTTGGTGAGGCCCGCGAAGTGCTCCCTGCCCCGCCGGTGGGTGGTGTCGGCGGTGGGGAAGGTGTGTTTGACGCACAGCCGCAGGGTGTTGCTGATCTGGTAGAGCGGCACCAGGGGCACGAACCAGACGACCGCCAGCAGGGCCCAGGCGTCGGCGGCCGTGGCGAGCACGGCGGCGGTGCCGTAGATCCCGATGGCGGCGGCCTTCTCCGCCGGTGCCGAGCCGGTGGCGAAGGACCGGATCCGGGCGACCAGGAACTGCAGGTGGAACCACGGCGAGACGAGCTTGCGCAGGACGGTGGTCCACATCTGGCGGCGGGTCGTGCCGGGGCGCAGGCCCAGGGAGACGAGGAAGGCCTGGACGGTGGGGTCGCGCAGGGTCATGTGGTGCACGGCGTGGTGGTCGCTGACGTGTTCGCGGCTGTATCGCTGGAAGTTCTGGATGATCAGCAGGCTGGGGATGGCGTAGCCGATCGCGTTGTCGAGGCTGCGCCGCCCGTACATGTTGCGGTGCGAGCACTGGTGGAAGATGAGCATGCGCAGGTTGCGGGCGCCGTGCAGGGTCGCCGCCCAGCCGGCCGGCAGGAGCAGCAGGGCCCAGCCGGCCGTGAGCCAGCCGGCCGCGGCGATGGCCACCCCGACGACGACGGAGGCCACGGCGGCGGCGAGGTGGAAGGTCGCCGTCAGCTGCGGCGCGGCCTGACCGGTGTACGGCTTGCCGGTGAGGAGGGTCAGCGGCAGCTGGCACCAGCGGGGCAGGACGGTCATCGAGTCCCTGATCTCGGACGCGGCCGGTCGGTCTGCTCTGGCGGGCTGCGTTCGTGACGCGAGCACGGTCATGACAGTTCGCCTTTCTGGATGTCGCAGTGGACGGCGATCGGCGGCGCGTGGCTGGCAGAACGAGGCGGGAAAGACGCCGTTCATCCAATGCGCCAAGGCATTGATCGATTGCGATGGAACAGTAATGGCGCGCATTGGATGCGTCAAGCAACTTGGCACTAGTCGCACATCATCACAGCTCAGTGCCATTTTTTAATTTTCTCGCCTCGATATTTAATTCAAAAATCCATTACGACAAAGACGAGTCAAGCACATCGATAATGACCAACGGCGTCTATTGTGGAACTTTGCCCGGCGGGCACGATGTTAACAATTCGTCAATTGAAATGTACCTATTTACAATCGCCGACCGCCCCGGTACCGTCGGTCACGCTCCGGTCACGGCCGGACACATGTCCTTGTCGTCGCAGCTCAGGGGGTTGGTCATGCCGGTACGCGTCGTGGTGCTGGGTGGTCGCGCGAACATCCTCGAAGGCACGCACGGGCTTGGCCTGGACACCGTTCTCATCCACCGCGAGGGCGGTTACGAACCGCGCGCCGCGCAGCTCACCGAACGGATCGTCCACGCCGATCTCGGCGACTACGCCCTCCTGGAGAAGATCGTCCGCGACCTGCACGCCGAGCGCCCCTTCGCCCGGGTCCTGTCGCTGACCGAGGACTGCCTCGTCCCGGCCGCCCAGCTCAACGAGGCGCTGGGGCTCGGCGGCAACAGCGTGGCGAGCGTCCGGCTGCTCAAGGACAAGGTGGCGATGCGCGGGCACCTCGCCGAGCGGGGCATCAGCCCGGTGCGCTGGCGGGTCGTCGACGGCCTCGACGCCACCGTGCGGTTCCTGGGCGAGGTCGGCGACCGGATCATCATCAAGCCCGTCGACGGCGCGGGCAGCGAGAGCGTCTTCCCCATCGCCGGCGAGCAGGAGGCGCGCGCGGCCTGGGAGCTGCTGGGCGAGCGGCCGATGCTCGCGGAGGAGTTCCTGCGCGGCACCGAGCTCAGCGTCGAGACCTTCTCCCACGCCGGCCGGCACGTGGTGATCACCAGCACCGACAAGGTGCTCTCCCCCGGGCTCGTCGAGATCGGGCACACCATCCCCAGCCGCGTCGACCTCGACGGCACCGGCATCGCCGACCTGGTCCACCGGTTCCTGGACGCGGTCGGGATCGTGGAGGGCCCCGCGCACACCGAGGTCATCCTCGGGCCCGCCGGACCGCGCATCGTCGAGTCCCACAACCGGATCGGCGGCGGCAGCCTGCGCGAGCTCATCCAGCTCGCCTACGGCATCGACCTCGCCCGCTGGGCCGCCTCGGTGCCGCTGGGCCTGGAACCCGGACCCGCCGAGCCCCCCGCCATGCGCCACGGCGCCGCCGTCCGCTTCCTCACCGCGCGGCCCGGCATCATCCAGCGCTTCGACGGCGTGGCCGAGGCCGCGGCCGACAGCGACATCACCGTCCACCTGACCGCGAAGCCGGGCGACCGCGCCACCCCGCTGCGCTCCTCCCACGACCGGACGATCGGATTCGTCATCGGCCGCGGTGTGGACGCCGCGGACGCCGCAGCCCGCTGCGAAGCCGCCCGCGACCGCATCGACGTCGTCACCGCCGCCGACTGACCGCGCCCGCCCGAACCACAGGAGAATGACCGTGACCACGCAGCAGTCCGGGCATGTCGTGATCGTCCACCGCTGGCGCGACCGCTACGCCCACTACCCGTCCTATGTCGACCACGCCGGCCGACCCGTCACCTATGTGACCACCGCGCTCGGCCGGGAATCGGTACCCGCGTCGGCCGCAGAGATCCTCGTCCTGGACCCCGCCGCCGGGGACACCATCCGCGACGCCGTCGCCTCGCTGGCCCGGCGGCACGGCCCGCCCGTGGCGATCATCGCGCTCAAGGAGGGCGACCTGCCCGAGGTCGCGGCGCTGCGAGCGGAGTACGGCTGTGCCGGCCGCCATCCCGAAGACCTGCGCCGGTTCCTCGACAAGCTGGAGATGGCGCGGCGCGTCGAGGCGGCCGGGCTGCGGCTGCCCGCATACGCCGAGGCCACCGACGCCGCCGCCGTGGCCGCCTTCGCCGACCGGGTCGGCTGGCCCGTCATCGTCAAACCGCGCCGCGGCAGCGCGAGCTCCGGCGTACGCCGGATCACCTCCGCCACGGACCTGGTCGGCTTCGCACCCGAGCGGCCCAGCATCGTCCAGGAGTTCGTCGACGAGCAGATCTACCACGTCGACGGGGTCTTCGACGGCCACCGCCTCGGCCCGTGGCGGGCGTCGCGCTACGTGAACACCTGCCTCGGCTTCACCACCGGCGACCCGCTCGGCTCGGTCGAAGAGGACGACCCGGCGACGCTGTCGGTCATCGAGGACTTCACCGAGCGGATGGCCCGGGCGATGTCCGCCGAACCGTGGATCTTCCACCTGGAGATGTTCGTGGGCGAGGACGCCGCCGGGGCGCCGCGGGCCACGTTCCTGGAGGTCGGCTGCCGGGTCGGCGGTGCCGAGATCCCCTTCATCTGGCGGGACCTGCACGGCCTGGACCTGATGCGGATCGAGGTGGCGCTGCAGCTCGGCGAGCGGCCCGCCGTCGAACCGCTCGCCGGTGGCCAGCCGGTCGGCGGGTGGCTGCTGATGCCGAGCCCGGCCTCGGCGCCGTGCCTGATCGAGCGCTCCTGCTCGCTGCTGCACCTGCCCGACGGCCCCTACGCGGAGAAGGTCCTGCCGGCGGGCGAGATCGTGCCCGCCTCCACCGACGCCTTCTACGAGCACGTCGGCGGCCGGTTCCGGTTCCGCGGCTCGACGAGTGGGCAGGTGGAGGCGGCGATCAGGGCCGCGGCGGCGAGCTTCGACCTGCGCTGCCGCTCCCTGGCGGAGCCGTCGCTGATGGCGGCGGCCCGATGACCGCGGTGATGGTCGGTTACGCCGGAATGCTGCTGCGGGTGCTGGCCGGGCACTACCCGGACGGTTCCGTGGTGGTGGTCGAGACCCCCGAGACGATCGAGCGCCGGGATCTGCACCGCGTTGCGGACAAGGTCGCCCTCGTCGACGCCGTCATCGGCGTACCCGGCCTCGACCCGGACGCCATCGTGGCCGCGCTCGCGGGGCACCGGGGCGGCGTACCCGTCGACCGGGTGGTGCCCGGCACCGAAGCGGCCGTGGTGGCGGCCGCGGACCTGGCGCGGCGCCTCGGCCTGCCCGGCGCGGGCGTGCCCGCCGCGCTGCTCTTCCGCGACAAGCTGCGGTTGCGCGAGGCGGCCGAGCTGGCCCGGCTGCACCAGCCCGACTGGCGCGAGGTCGACGGCCCGGCCGCGCTCGCCGCCGCACTGCCCGACCTCGGCGGCGACCGGTTCGTCCTCAAGCCCTCCAACCGGGCCGGCAGCGAGGGGGTGTCCATGTTCGACACCGCCGACGACCCGGCCGAGGTCTGGCAGCGCACCGCCGGTGCCGTGTCGGCGGGCATCGCCTACGCCGAACCGGCCCGCTTCCTGGTCGAGACGCGCCTCACCGGTCCGGAGGTGAGCGTGGAGTGCCTGGTCCACGAGGGCCAGGTCGTGTTCACCAACCTCACCGACAAGCACGTCCTGCCGGGTGACCACCCCGTGGAGATCGGACACCAGGTCCGCGGCCCGCTCGCGGCGCGGAGCGGTTCGGCGCTGACCGAGTGCATGCGGCGGCTGACCGCCGTCAGCGGCCTGCGCAACGGCATCCTTCACGGCGAGTGGATCCTCACCCCGCAGGGTCCCGCCCTCGTCGAGTGCGCCGCCCGGATCCCCGGTGACCGGATCATGGAGCTGCTGGAGCTGGCCTACGACGGGCCGGTCGCCCAGCTCTACTTCGAGATCATGGCCGGTCAGGCCCCGCACCGCATACCGCGGTCGCTCCGGGGTGCCGCGATCCGCTACCTGACCCCGCAGCCGGGCACCGTCACCGGCGTCGACGGCATCGCCCAGGCGCGGGACCTGCCGGGCGTGCACGACGTGGTCGTGGACGCCTGGCCCGGTCAGCGGCTCGGCCCGGTCCGCGCCTCGCACGACCGCGTCGGCCATGTCCTCGCCACCGGCGCCGACGCCGACCAGGCGTGGGCGACGGCCGGGCTCGCCGCCGCGACGATCAGCATCGCCACCCGATGACCGCCACCGCCACCGCCGCGCCGCCCGCACCCGGTCGCAGCTCCTCCTGGCCCCGCTCCGGCGACGAGCGCCGCCTCGTCCTGATCGCCCTCATCGACTCCCTCGGCAGCGGCGCCTTCATGGCCGCGTCGGTCGTGCTCTTCACCCGGCTGCTCGGGCTGAGCGCGGTCCAGATCGGCACCGCCATCGCCGTCGCCGGCGTCGCCGGGATGGCCTTCGCCGTCCCGTGGGGCATCACCGCCGACCGGTTCGGCACCCGCCGCGTCCTGCAGCTCCTGCAGCTCTGGCGCGCGATCGGATTCCTCGGCTATGTGCTGGTCGACGACTTCACCGGCTACCTGGTCGTGACGCTGCTGCTCGGCCTCGCGGAGAAGGCGAGCCCGCCGCTGACCACCGCCGTCGCGGCGGCGACGGTGGAGCCGGACCGGCGGGTGCAGCTCCTGGCCTACCTGCGCAGCGTGCGCAATGTCGGCTTCACCGCGGGCTCCCTCCTGGCGACCCTCGCCGTGCTCGCGGGCGACCGCACCGCGCTGCTCCTCGTGGTCTGCGGCAACGCCGCCACCTTCGTCTTCGCCGCCGCCATGCTCGGCACGCTGCGCGCGCGGCAGGCACCGCCGGCCGCGTCCCGCACCGAGGCCGGCGCCCCGCTGCGGCGGCGCCCCTGGTTCTGCCTCTCCGCGCTGCTGTCGGGGGCGATCAGCATCCACCGCCCGCTGCTCGCGATCGGCCTGCCGCTGTGGCTGATCGGCCACACCAGCGCGCCGCCCGCGATGGTCACGGTGCTGATCGCCGTCAACACGGTGCTGGTGATGCTCCTGCAGGTCCGGTTCAGCCGCCGTAGCGACGCACCCGTCGAGGCGGCGCGGCAGCTACGCCTCGCCGCGGTGATGCTCGCCGGTTTCGCCCTGCTGATCTCCGTCTCGGCCGGTGCCGGCGGCTGGGTCGTCATCGTCCTGCCCGTCCTCGCCGTGCTGGCGCTGACCTGCGGGGAGCTGTGGCATTCGGCCGGATCCTGGGGTCTGTCGCTGGCGCTGAGCCCGGAGCGGTTCCGGGGCCGGTTCCTGACCGCTTTCAACCTCGGCGTCAACGCCGTCGACGTCACCGGTGCCGTTCTGATCACGGCAGTGGTCCTGCCTGCGGGAATGCTCGGCTGGATCGGGCTCGCAGCGGTCCTGGCGGCCCTCGGCGCCGCTGCGGTCCCGGTGTCCGCCCGAGCGGAGCGGGAGGCGCAGCAGGCCGCGCCGCTTCACCACTCCCAGCCCACCCCGTAGGCCCCGGGAGCCGGGTCCATCGTGATGAACTGCAGCGTGTGCGGGGGCTGCGCGACGGATCCGCCGCTCACCTCCCGCTTGGGCCGCGCGTGGTGCGGCTGGACATATCCGTAGCACCGCGCCGGCAGCCGGGCCGGGTCGAAGGCGACCTGGATCGTCAGGTCCCGCGGCGGCCGGAACGCGTCCAGCCGCACGTAGCCCTCGGCCTGCCCGGCCGGGTAGCGCAGCGCGATCTCGATCGAAGCGAGCTCCCCGGCCCGCAGCGGGCGGTCCAGGCGGAACTCGAAGACGCAGGTGGAGCTCGCCACGTCCACCCGGAACCGGGCCGGTGCGCAGCCGTCGGTGTGCACGACCTGCGGCGGCTCGGTGAGCGTGCTCAGGCAGATCGGGAAGATGATCCGGGAGGCGCCGTCACGGTCGGCCCGGACCAGCCGCCGCGTCCGCAGCGAGCGGATCTGTCCATGGTGGTCGACCTGGTAGCTGGAGAAGGTCGAGACCCGGTGCGGGTTGTAGGTGTCCTCCGGCGTCGCGTCGAGCTTCGCCAGCGTCC from Allocatelliglobosispora scoriae encodes:
- a CDS encoding AbfB domain-containing protein, whose protein sequence is MQISLQSFNFSDRFVRHMGQLGELTPITSDLDRRDATFRLIDGLSDSRFVTFAASNLANHVLRQQGTRLRLDDKAAADSTFRADATFILTPGLADATAVSLRSVSQPDRFVRHRQFHLYVEQVVGDGDLMDATFTIASGFVS
- a CDS encoding condensation domain-containing protein, with amino-acid sequence MSQDDPADEWLAAEFAGVAALPVPLTWGQSTLWTALHRPGLDQSMVSLRRVLPLPAPSDVDSALTAIGALLGRHSSLRTRLVATGGTPEQIVAAHGAQPVLLVRADPGDEGVAARVANRLSIDPVEHGREWPQRIAVVVAGGAVREVVVVFSHTTVDFLSARIVLRDLRLLFLGVPVAAPAGLQSADIAALEGSGTHARRARRAVAHCVRGYARLPQQTLPVLGPALTPRFGRTAMVSTAADAATRLLAARHGVSTATVLLAAIAAVASAWSGNPVVGIFTMVSNRFLDGYQDAIAKLNQLALTVVDLGDRPDFAALLPRVWRAALDAYQHAYHDPELMRAAFEAAGFPYATGVSPHCYVNDFRLATDADLTGRAVDEAEVRAAMDATTVTSAPGYEHFAWLTRVEIVDAPGGVRMILTADTSVLPPQAAERFLRGIERLLVDAAYRDVPWPFTV
- a CDS encoding methylaspartate mutase → MADSGAGEPLPDPGETAAYLTELGKPTVAEVLRSARERGRVALQPRCGVGDHPKMGALLQRLEQDGRADILTITIDSHTRLGRFDRALASLRRDPDTLNGYPLVTHGWRRGRELNEQVGPPLQIRHGSPDARTLFQVSVAAGITSFEGGGITYNLPYSKDVPLRDSMSAWREVDARCGELAELGVVVDREMFGTLTAVLMPPSISLAISLIEAVSAAAEGVRCLSISYPQSGNVVQDIAALQAIPVLAARYLPSTVEVHPVLHEFMGVFPRERHHAEQLIFFGALVARLGGAAKLVTKTYQEAFGIPDPAANAAGLRLADIANSSLLDFVTVDTAATAEEREWILREVADIVDPVLGQPRLINAVVTAFADGRLDVPFSASRHARSEIIPGRDPAGAIRYHSWGRLPMSEPVVRRNRLMLRQQSAAAPTDLFDVLQDDINYFPRLFGETAVQNIGHGGPALRP
- a CDS encoding cobalamin-dependent protein (Presence of a B(12) (cobalamin)-binding domain implies dependence on cobalamin itself, in one of its several forms, or in some unusual lineages, dependence on a cobalamin-like analog.); amino-acid sequence: MPSPEERNGRLVILGVAASDSHAVANHLIAQALRTRGFTVVNLGVCTPVAEFADACERHPTAEAVIIGSLNGHVHEDLADLPAAKESGRIGVPVLVGGNLSVGAAKDPAAARHLRALGVDHVLDSVHELFELLDELHTTRPARFLLPPVGAGHGR
- a CDS encoding fatty acid desaturase, with the protein product MTVLASRTQPARADRPAASEIRDSMTVLPRWCQLPLTLLTGKPYTGQAAPQLTATFHLAAAVASVVVGVAIAAAGWLTAGWALLLLPAGWAATLHGARNLRMLIFHQCSHRNMYGRRSLDNAIGYAIPSLLIIQNFQRYSREHVSDHHAVHHMTLRDPTVQAFLVSLGLRPGTTRRQMWTTVLRKLVSPWFHLQFLVARIRSFATGSAPAEKAAAIGIYGTAAVLATAADAWALLAVVWFVPLVPLYQISNTLRLCVKHTFPTADTTHRRGREHFAGLTNAIFLGSPAPAPGASPLRAALAWLGWSARMLLWHLPVRYLVLTGDTVVHDFHHRYPVSRRWVDYIFARQHDLDAGHPGWPPYTEEWGLIAAINRVFDSLAAADPDEFDIRRIASVSRRELFAAFDD
- a CDS encoding ATP-grasp domain-containing protein, whose translation is MPVRVVVLGGRANILEGTHGLGLDTVLIHREGGYEPRAAQLTERIVHADLGDYALLEKIVRDLHAERPFARVLSLTEDCLVPAAQLNEALGLGGNSVASVRLLKDKVAMRGHLAERGISPVRWRVVDGLDATVRFLGEVGDRIIIKPVDGAGSESVFPIAGEQEARAAWELLGERPMLAEEFLRGTELSVETFSHAGRHVVITSTDKVLSPGLVEIGHTIPSRVDLDGTGIADLVHRFLDAVGIVEGPAHTEVILGPAGPRIVESHNRIGGGSLRELIQLAYGIDLARWAASVPLGLEPGPAEPPAMRHGAAVRFLTARPGIIQRFDGVAEAAADSDITVHLTAKPGDRATPLRSSHDRTIGFVIGRGVDAADAAARCEAARDRIDVVTAAD
- a CDS encoding ATP-grasp domain-containing protein, coding for MTTQQSGHVVIVHRWRDRYAHYPSYVDHAGRPVTYVTTALGRESVPASAAEILVLDPAAGDTIRDAVASLARRHGPPVAIIALKEGDLPEVAALRAEYGCAGRHPEDLRRFLDKLEMARRVEAAGLRLPAYAEATDAAAVAAFADRVGWPVIVKPRRGSASSGVRRITSATDLVGFAPERPSIVQEFVDEQIYHVDGVFDGHRLGPWRASRYVNTCLGFTTGDPLGSVEEDDPATLSVIEDFTERMARAMSAEPWIFHLEMFVGEDAAGAPRATFLEVGCRVGGAEIPFIWRDLHGLDLMRIEVALQLGERPAVEPLAGGQPVGGWLLMPSPASAPCLIERSCSLLHLPDGPYAEKVLPAGEIVPASTDAFYEHVGGRFRFRGSTSGQVEAAIRAAAASFDLRCRSLAEPSLMAAAR
- a CDS encoding ATP-grasp domain-containing protein, translating into MTAVMVGYAGMLLRVLAGHYPDGSVVVVETPETIERRDLHRVADKVALVDAVIGVPGLDPDAIVAALAGHRGGVPVDRVVPGTEAAVVAAADLARRLGLPGAGVPAALLFRDKLRLREAAELARLHQPDWREVDGPAALAAALPDLGGDRFVLKPSNRAGSEGVSMFDTADDPAEVWQRTAGAVSAGIAYAEPARFLVETRLTGPEVSVECLVHEGQVVFTNLTDKHVLPGDHPVEIGHQVRGPLAARSGSALTECMRRLTAVSGLRNGILHGEWILTPQGPALVECAARIPGDRIMELLELAYDGPVAQLYFEIMAGQAPHRIPRSLRGAAIRYLTPQPGTVTGVDGIAQARDLPGVHDVVVDAWPGQRLGPVRASHDRVGHVLATGADADQAWATAGLAAATISIATR
- a CDS encoding MFS transporter encodes the protein MTATATAAPPAPGRSSSWPRSGDERRLVLIALIDSLGSGAFMAASVVLFTRLLGLSAVQIGTAIAVAGVAGMAFAVPWGITADRFGTRRVLQLLQLWRAIGFLGYVLVDDFTGYLVVTLLLGLAEKASPPLTTAVAAATVEPDRRVQLLAYLRSVRNVGFTAGSLLATLAVLAGDRTALLLVVCGNAATFVFAAAMLGTLRARQAPPAASRTEAGAPLRRRPWFCLSALLSGAISIHRPLLAIGLPLWLIGHTSAPPAMVTVLIAVNTVLVMLLQVRFSRRSDAPVEAARQLRLAAVMLAGFALLISVSAGAGGWVVIVLPVLAVLALTCGELWHSAGSWGLSLALSPERFRGRFLTAFNLGVNAVDVTGAVLITAVVLPAGMLGWIGLAAVLAALGAAAVPVSARAEREAQQAAPLHHSQPTP